DNA from Candidatus Neomarinimicrobiota bacterium:
CAGAGGAACCTATCAGGTAGCCGCAAACTTGCAGGTCATCGACATCCAAACCGCCCAAATCCTGGCTGCCAAAAGCCTCATGGGCGAGCACACCGCCCGGAAAAGCGCCGACAATCAGGAACCGGAGAACATCGATCGCAACACCTTGTACCGCCGGTGTCTGAAAGATATCTCGCAGCAGTTCATGCGCATGGTTGCGCCGTATGATGTCCAGGTGCGCGCGGCGTTCCTGACCGATAAGCTCCTGCCGGAGGTAGACCAAGCTATCAGCTATTTTCGCATCGGCGAGTGGGAAGATGGTGTTGCCCTCCTGGAAGGGGCTGCCCGCAAGACCGGGCTGCCAGCCGAAGTCCAGGCCAAGGCTTTCTACGATCTTGGCCTGGCGGAAACCTACGCCGGGCAGTTTGATCAGGCCATCGAGCACCTGAAGACGGCCCTGAGCCTGAATCCCAGGTCAAGAAGGATTCAGAACGCCATCCTCCGGGCCAAAATGGAAAAAGAGAGCGCCGAGAGACTAAAGGAGCAGCTCTAGCCACGCTCATTACATTACCGTCGAAGTAAGACAGATAGGAAAATCCCCTCCGATCCCTTTCCCCAGCAACAGCAGTTATCGTAACAGGACCATTTTGATCTGGTGAACGAATCCAGGGGCTGTCATACGGGCAATATATACGCCGCTGGGGGCCTCCTTTCCTTGGAAGGTCCTCCCGTCCCAAATAACCTGATGGTAGCCAGCCGGATAGGGTTGCTCCACCAAGTGGGCAATCTCCCTCCCCAATAGATCGACCACCACCACATAGACCTTATCGGCCCTCGGGAGAGCAAAACGCAAGACGGTTTGGGAGTTGAATGGGTTAGGGTAGTTTTGCTCCAGGGCAAATTCACTCGGAACATTACCCGGTGCATCGATATCCAGCCCGCTGATATCCAGATTTA
Protein-coding regions in this window:
- a CDS encoding tetratricopeptide repeat protein, with translation MSNHCITQNGRKFSSFKAAWGFFFALFVVSCANSSIYITVKRPGEINLKEYRKIAIGDIVDQYGRKGSSAEDLADEIASVLFASRQFEVLDRQHLARIMTEHALSETGIIDESSAPEIGKVIGTAALVFGRIQTDQYEEDLERGKPYKDKQGHSHQIHTRRGTYQVAANLQVIDIQTAQILAAKSLMGEHTARKSADNQEPENIDRNTLYRRCLKDISQQFMRMVAPYDVQVRAAFLTDKLLPEVDQAISYFRIGEWEDGVALLEGAARKTGLPAEVQAKAFYDLGLAETYAGQFDQAIEHLKTALSLNPRSRRIQNAILRAKMEKESAERLKEQL